The region ccttctttcttcctcaagTGTCACCAGCCCCCTCATCCAGTCACGTTGCACCAGCTCAGCAGGGTTGGGCCTGGTGGCACGTGGCTGGGAGATCCAgagagctggggggaggggggtatAGGGGATGGGGTGAGTCAGCAGGGGACTCTGGCAGTGAGTCAGCAGTGGGACTGGGAAGGGGGTAGGGACCTTTCTCTTTGTGAAAAAGGTGAAACTGAGGCATGCCGCTGATGGGGAATCTGGCCCCAGCCCCCTAGATCTGCAACAGGAGTGGAACTTAGGTGCTCTTCCCTGGCCCAGAgccctgagagagggcatcagttCTTCCTCTGCACATCCCTGGGGGCCAGAAACTAATGCACCCCCAGGGTCCGAGGACTATGGCATATTCCCAGGGGCACCCTGCCATTTTTCCAGAGGACAGAAAGCAGGAAGGTGGATATTTGCCCCCTccttctgggaagccccagcctctCCAGGAAGCAGGACTGCATcctctcccccattcctgggcatcTTAGCCCCAGGCTGGAGGCCTAGGGATGTTGCCCCAAAGTGactgagaggcagagagaaggaagtCTACTTCCAGTGAGCGGCCATTGACCAAAGCTGGGAACTGCCCAGGGGGCCTTATTTGGTGCTGGCTCTGGCTAGGTCAGTGAGTTCCTTTAGGCCTGGATGCTCATCCCTGTGAAGTTCTACCCCTGGGctgaggaggagagggggcagcTGAGTGCTCAGCTGGAGGGCTGAAGACAGAACACTGGCCTGGGATGTAGATGTCCCAGGCTTAGCTGCCTCCAGCGTGTATGCAGGTTGATCAATGACAGGACTTACTTCTGTGAATGAGCAGGGCCCCAGCCTCATCGTGCCATGAGAGACTGCTAGCATCCCAGAGATCGGCCCCCAGAGGAATGGGGGGAGGGGCTCCTGTTTATTTTCCAAAGGCACAGGTGCTCATAGCTAATGGCATTTGCTATAATTCTCTGATAAGAAAACAACCTCTTCCCAGaatctaccccccccccccccccccccccccccccgcaccctGCCTCTTCCAAGCCAGGGCCTGTCTTCATGTGGGATTTGAGACTGTGTCAATAGGTGTTAgggaaatccctggtggctcagaggttaaagtgtctgcctggaattcagaagacccggtttgatccctgggtccagaagatcccctggagaaggaaatggcaacccattccagtactcttgcttgaagaatcccatggcgggaggagcctggtgggctacagtccatggggtctcaaagagtcggacatgactgagctacttcactttcacttttctttcactttcaataggtGTTAGGCTTCCCCGGTGGGTCAGGGGCcgcagagacccgggttcaatccctgggtgcggaagatcccctggagaagggcatggcaacccactccagtattcttgtgtggagaatccctgtgaatccccatggacagaggagcctggcgagctacagtccatagggtcacagagtcagagacaatTGAGCCACTTGGCAGATGCAAGCACAAAGCCTCCTACAGCATATGGTGGGGTCAGCCCTAACTGCCACAAGAGTCTAAAAATCTGACCACTAAGTCTGTCTCAAGGGGCCCAGTTGGCCTGAAATATTCTGATTCCCCAAGAGGGTGGGGGACACCTTTGCTCTTTGCCCCAACCCTGAGGGCAGAGCCAAGGAGGCCACATTTGGGTGGGGAGTGGAGCAGAAGGGTGATGtcattttccagtggttatggcATCAGGGCTGGCAGAAGGCGAAGTGAATCCTCTTCAAACCCAGAGGCAGGGCTTTCCCACTGTGCTCTGGAAGGGACCTCGCACCCCTAACCCCAGTGCACTTCAGTTGAGGGGCACTCTACTCTGCTGCCTGCCTCCCATTTCTCAGCCAGAGAACAGAGGCCAGACTTAGGCAGAAAATCTTGGGACAGGGTTCTTTAGTAGgagttagagaaaaataaataaacctcatACAGTCAGGAGAGAAAATGGTGCTGACTTTGTCAGACAGTCTGAGTCGGGGGCATATGCTGGGAAATGCCCCCAGGTCTTGGAAAAGGGGTGATTGGGCTTTGGGTGGGAGAGAGCACAACAGACCgtctttctcccctctcccccagccccggTTGTCTCAGTGGCCTGAGGGTCATACAGCTGAGGCAGCTTTTCCACATCAGCCTCCCATCCCCCACAGGCAGGAGGCAGCCATCCATCCCCAAAGAACTGGAAGGAAGTGCCAGACTCTGTATCTGGGAACTGACAATGAGGTCAACACAGGGCAAGCCGGAGATGGGGCCTAGGAGCCAGGCTAAGCCGTCCGCCTTAGGTTTGGGAGTTTGGCCCTGCTTGAACTACAGGGGCAGGAGTGGAGGTTCCAGGTGGCCAGGTCTAACCCTCCAGGAGAGGAAACTGAGTCCAGAGTGGCTCACTAGGAAAGGCAAGAGTGGGGGGCCAGAACACCATTTCCTGCCTCCCCGGTCGTATTTTTCCCCTCCACAAATATGTGACACTTAttcagagaggaggggaggaggagcaggatgTTGGCTTGGAGAGGGCCTCAAGGCCCCAGAGAGGCCCCACATGGTTCCAGCCTCCACCTTTGCCTGCAGCTGAGGGAGGAGCTCCAGTGTCCAAGGGAGCTCCAGCTTCCTGCACCTCAGAACGCAAGGggccctctcctccaggggttggAGCCATGTCCCAGAAAAGAATGAATGTCCTCGCAGGATGTCCCCATGGGATGGGAGCATCAGAGGTGGCTCTCCTGGGTCTCTGCCTGCTCTGTGAGTGTGTCCTGCTCACACAGCTCCCTGGAGACCACACAGGATCTCTCAGGCTTGTCCTCCTCCTCAGAGGAAAAGCAGGCCCGGAGGCAGGTCCTCACTGATTCCTTCACTTCCATCTCCAGGCCCTTCATCTTGACCTCGTACTCTGCCATCGCCTCCTGCTGGAACTGTGGGGACAGTGAAGAATACCCACTGTCTCAGGATGGGCCACCtgcccccctctccctccccaggacagtgGAACTGAACCCGGAGATGCCTGGTTTGTTCAGACTGCCCAGGAGATCAGGGTGGGAAATGGAGCCCATCAGGCAGGTTTCCCAGGGGAGGGTCGGCCAACCAAGCGAAGAGATCTGCAGAAATGCCTCATGACCCCCTGGGAACCAGAGCCCTGACCCCTCAGGAGAGGGGCCagttcctctcctcccacctcctgacTGGTAGCTCCCCAGAGCCCGGTCCCTTTACACCCTGGAGCCAGGCCAGctctgctgtgggcctgggtAGTGGTCCCCCCAGCCCCTCTACACCCACCTGTTTTTCCATCTCCTGGATCTGTTCCAGGCAGGCTGCTTGCTTCTCCTCCAACTTCTCCTGGTGCCTCTCCAGGTTCTCCTTCATCTGGGCAGGAGTAAGTGGCAGATACAGACCCCTTTAGGCTGGTGTCCCAACCTCTGTACAAATACTAGAACCCCAGATGGCCAAggggcagcccctcccccactggCTCCTGCGCCATCCCTAGCTGCCTGGGCCAACCGAGACAGTGCATCTCCTAAGGGCAGAGTAAAGGCCTGGGACCACCTCTTCCCTCAGAGAGAGTGTGTTTGGGAAGAACATAGCTCTAACACACCTGGTTGATCACCTGCACCACCTCCTGGATGTGGGAGTTGTTAATCTCTCTCTTCAACCTGTTGGGGTGATCAGAATCTCAGATGAGGTAAGAGGCCGCTGAGAAGAGCTGGGTAGGACAAAGTCTCCACAGGGTGTAGGCAAAATGAGAACTTCATCATAGAATCATCTGTGGTTGGAAGATCTATGTCTGGTCTGGGAACCAGCTAGAGGGGTAAGCAGACAGACCCACGGAGGACCTGAGGAGCCTTTGGGAGCCCTGGGGGCCTTCTGAGGGAAGGGGCTTCCTCACTAAAATGCACTGTTCCTCAAGGCATGCATGGGAAAGTGTAGGTGGAAATCAGTTGTCCCAAGGTTTCGCTTCCCTCTTGGCATGTTTAATTTCCCCTTAAATTCTCCTCTCTGCTCAAACAGTGGTGGCATCTGCTTTTTGCCTAAGGAGGACATTCTTTGATTCAGAGGCAACAGAAGTGGAATCGCCTTTCAAGAACCAGCAGACCGAGAAGCAAGTCAGGATCCCCTTGTAGGGAGGCCCCTTCCCACTGGAGTGGTTCCTGTTCAGCACCAGGCCCGGAGTTAAGTCCTGTGCCTCCCCTCCAGGGCTCACCTCTCCTGAGCCATCTTGTCTGTGGTGACCTTCATCATGGCCTGGATCCGCTCCAGCCTCTTGGCCTCCAGCTTCTTCTTCATCTCTTTGGTGTCACTGCAGAGAAACAGGCATCAGGAAGACGTTTCCTGCAGCCTGGGCCTTCCTAGGAGGTAAGAGTCAGGAGTAGAAGGGAGGCAGGCATACGTCTCCAAGGTCTCCTTGAGGGTCTTCCGCTCTGCAGCCTGTTTCTCCCTGGCCAGCTCCATCATCTTGGTCATTtgctgagggagaggaagaaccGGCTAAGCCAAGCAGAAGAGAAGCCCTTCGATGTGCAATGCGCGGAAGATGTGCAATGCGCGGAAGGTGTGGGGTCTGGCCGTcgcttcctctccttcccctcccctcccggaCTCTGGCACCTGGGCCGCGTGCTGCTCCTTGAGCTTCAGGACACACTCGCATTGCTCCTCGCCCAGCTGCAGTAGCTCCAGCTCCAGCCTGTCCCTCATCTCTCGAAGGCGCACGTCCTCGCCCTCGGGGCCTTCGGCCGACGCCGCCCCGGCGGTGTCCTCGCCTGGCAAGGTCCTGAGACCGCCACGTGGGAACAGGCTGTGAGCCCCAGGCCATCCGCGCCGCCGAGGGCAGGGTGCCGCCGCCGTGGCCACCGCCACCGCCCTTACCTCTTTTTGCGGGATCCCTTGCCCGGGCCGAGCTTGCGGCCCCTGCACCCGCCGCTGACCCCCGCGCCCGGCGGCCGGAGCCCGGCCAGCTGCGCCGCGCCCCTCTGCAGCAGCTCCTCCCAGCGCCGCACGCCGCGCCGCCCCAGTTCCCGCAGCTCCTTCTCCTGGCGTCGCTGCAGCTTCACGACGCCCTTCAGCTCCCGCAGCTCCTCCAGGCTGGCGGTCTGCGGTTCTGTGGGGGCCAGGGTGAGGCGTGCGCCCCCCCGGGAACCGCCCCGGGGAATCGCCCCCCGCCACAGAGTCCCCGACCCTCCCCAAACTCGACCCCAACGTCTCTCTCGGACTCAGCAGGCCTTACCCGCAACTTCTTTCGTGGCCTCCTCCCTGGCCTTGGCCCCGGCTGCTGCAAGAGCCAAAGGCGAGGCTCTTGGGGTGCCCTGCGGGCCCCCGGGTTCGGCTGCACCCCGCCCAGTCCCTTGACCATGTGGGCCGCCGGCTGAGCACTGCCCAGCCCGAGGCTTCACACGCAGCTGTTCCCTCCCCAGgtcttgcctttttatttttatttttaatgaaaagctGCCCCCAGGCTGGGATGTGCCTATGCCCTTCGGATGGGTGGGAGGACACCGAGCGCGTACCTGCTGACCCGTTGCTTGTTGGAGCCGATGCCCCGTTGACCTGGCTGGCAGGGTGATTCCCAAGAGGGAAGGGACCCTGTTGCAAGAGTGGGTTGGGAAGGTGCCTCTCACTCTGAGCCCTGGAGTCCGCCCCCACCCTCATCATCCTGCAGATGGGGCAGGCCTGTGGGGGGCCCTGGCAGGAGACCTGGTGACACAGACCTCGGGCTGGCCTCCCATGGCTTCCTTGAGCTTCACAGCCTTCTTATCATGGGCACTGAAGAACTTGATAGGATTGGCGAGGGCCACCGTGAGATCTGGGTGCACAGGGATATGGTAGGCCTGGTAAGGAGATGTGCCTCGGAGTCTCTCCTGTCCTCGCCTGCCCCAGGACGCCCTGTTCTACCTTCCTCTGGAGGCTGGcttgaggagaaaggagagaggatgGATAGCCTGGGGCTCCCGGCATTCCATGGGCCTCCTACCTGCCCAGGTGTCAGGCACATAGTCCTTCATCTCCAGGAAGACAAAGAGCGCAGGCATGGTGAGCGGCATGTTGCTCTCGTTGTGCAGACAAAGATGGTGGTATCCTGTGGGACATACCAAATGGCCAGTGAGCCAGAGCCCACTGCTTCCAGCGCTGCTCGCCAGCAGCCCAGTACTCAACACTCCTGCCTTTAGTCTGgttcctggctgtgtgatcttgagtagATTACTTTAAATCTCTGAgactttccccatctgtgaaatggggtaaCAGTGTCTACCTCATGtggttgcatgcatgctaagtggagtcagtcatgtccaactttgcgaccctatggacagtagtccatcaggatcctctgtccatgggatactcccaggcaaggctactggagtggattgcgataccctcctccaggggatcttcctgacctaaggatcgaacctgtgcttcctgcagctcctgcattgcaagcagattctttaccactgagccactggggaagcccacttcATGTAGTTATTCTCAAAATAAAGTGAGAATGTGTTATAAGCCATTAAAGCATTTTAAGTGCCCAGTGAGTGTTAGCTGCTTGGGAAACTGCGCCAGTAATTCCGGAAAATTAGAGACATTCAGTTGGGTGGGCAGAGGTCTCAACCTCTGTCAGTTTCCTGGAGAGGTACTATTCCTGCCCCACTTTCTTGGGCTGATAACATGACAGGGCTACCTTCCTGAAGCTGCCCCATCCTGTGGACAGGATCCTAATACTGGTCTTGGTCTCAGACCCATTGGGAACAGCAAAGAAGGACCCCTGTCCTCACCAGAATTCAGGGCACTGATGGGGATGATGCGGTGTCCAAGAAACTTGTTGCCTTCCTCCATCACAGCGACTCTGAGGGAAGCCAGCTCAGGCATCAAGATCTGGGGAGAGTTCAGGACAggctggagtggggagggggcagccagGCTTTCCCCCTTCCTGGCTCCAGAAATCTAGGGTCAGTGTAAGAACTTTACCAGGTTTGCTGAGGACAAAAGGCCCACTCTAAGCCATGCACACAGCCATCCTAGCAGCTCCTGTCACGGCTGGTCCACACAGGGCAGAGAGCTGGGTATATGGCCTGGGCTCCGGGGGCCTGCTGCAGACAGCCCTTGGCAGCTTTGTCAACAAGTATCCAGTGGGCGCAAAAGACCCCCATGATTCCTTGGGCCCCCACACCCTGGTCTGAGAGGGCACATTTCTGCCTCTAATCCTAACATGAACAAGCATGGGCATACACacctggacacacacacaaaacctgccCACCAAGTAAATTTCTGTAAACTTGGTTTTTGAACTCTTGAAACTCAGGAGGcacaggtgaggggtggggagaggaggaggttCAAAGAACTCCCTTTATGTATATCCTCTTCTACAAGTAGAGACCAAGGAGGAGGGGCAGGTCCCAGCCCCTGCCTGCCCTAGGCCCCGCCCCCACCTTCTCAAAGACAAAGGGCTCCTCCTTCCAGACCGGATTGATGGAGTTGGTACTGGGTGACAGCTTGGTGCGATAGCGCCTCTTGGGATCCCCCGGAAGGCCAAACAGCTCCACTTCCACATAGGTGCGCACGCTGCGTTCTGACAGGAACTGCCCAGAGATCACCTGGAGGGGTGGGCCGTAGCACGGGAGATCAGTATCAGTTTCCTACTCAGGCCATGCCCAGAACCTAAGTCCTCCAGCCCCTTGGCTGAAACATCCATTCTTGGGTACTGGGAAGAGCCCCGTTCAATTTTGGCCACAGAGTAGAGGCTGTGTGGCTCAAAGGTTACGGCTAAGCTCTGGCATCCAGGGTGTTTCCAGCATTCAGGGAAGAGGTGTGGgcttccccacctccttccccagtgAGGAAGGAACAGggccctcccccagggcctggggctccTGCTGCCCCACTCTGCCcactcttctcccctcccccaacccagccTCAGCCCTTCCCCTTGGTTTCCATGGGGACCAAGAGGCAGCCTCCAGTGCAGAGGAGGAGGCAGTTTCCAAGGCAACTTGCTACTGCGCTAAACTGGCTGGGGCTGAAGTTTTCAGGATATCAGGGAAGGGGGTTGGGAATGGAGGGGTGGGGCTCCTGTGTCTTTTTACTCAAGACCCCAGCCCTCCCGGCTACTTGTCCACCTCAGGGCCTTGCCGTAATGGAAAGGGTGGTGGCTACCACCACGTCGATGCGGTCCACTGAGAAGGGATTGAACTGCTTGTCCAACCGACGCATGAACTCATGCTTGAGGAGGTAGCCACTCTGCCCGTTGAACTCGAAAAGCGCCATGTTCTGCTGCATGGGCAGGTCTGGGGGGACAGGGACAGTCAGGCAGGGAGCCCCAGCTCTGAGTCTGCACACAGCCTCTCCACATTTCCCCGCCTTTCCCATCTTGTGAGCAGGGAGGTTGGGAGGGCTGTAAGGATGAGGGTTTCTCATATCCCATATTGGTTCCTTAGGGTCTCATCTCTCAGGAAGGGCCCCCAGCCCGAAGTCAGCAGGAGCAAAACCACGACCAGACCTCACACTCAGAGTGGGAGCTGAGACCAGTGGAGCAGGGGTTCCCACAGCCCCACTCAGGCTGAGCGGCCAGAACGCCAGAACCCTTGCCAGCACTCTGGCATCACCACATACACACTGGTGTACCTGCAGTCACACAGGTATGAGCCGAGGCACTAAACGCTCACACACCTGCAGGTGCACCCACCCAACTGCATCAGCCTAACTGAACATCAGCTCCCCCAAGTCTGTTTCAAAgaccacctcctcctccccagggaAGGGGTAAAGGTGGGAGGGGTAGGGGAAGGTTCTTAAGGGCCTGATCATGCCCTTACCCATCGTCTGGAAGTTGAGGGCAACCATCTGACAACCGGCATTCCAGAACATCTGGGGCATGTAGTTGGAGGAGTCCATGCGGGTACCCTTGGGGTAGATGCGGCTCATTTGGCGCTTGTTGTAGCTGCCATGGAGTATAGGAACCGGGAGGACCACAGACCCAACGAGCCTCGTCCCAGGACCCCCGCCTCTCCACCCCACCAGGGACCCTGGCTACAGAGATCTCGAGGATACTCCACAAACTGCACGGAGGACTTGGAGAGCAGGTCGTAAGCCTTGAGCTCCGTGAAGGAGGAGATAACATAACTTCGGTTCTTCTCTGCATAGAGAATGATGGAGAGTCCACATCAGGCTGTCCCCTCCCATAAACCTGTCCTCCCCTTTGGTATGCTTGAGGGTTGAGGGGCCAGTCCCAGGGCAGGAAATGTGCAGATCTCTGTGGGTAGCGGTGTGTCCTGGGATAAAGGGTATGCACAGTGGATACACAACAGGGGTGGATTGTGAATGCCAGAGCCCTGGAGGGTGGGATGCATGCCCTGGGCACACACAGGGACTGTGGGGAACACACCGAGATGACCCCAGAGGTCAGGAACGTGCCATGAAATACAGGGCACAGAGGTTAGGGGCCCACAGCAAGAGTGGTGCACAGGAAAGGGCGCAGGCTGGGGGTTCAGGGATGAGAAGCATCGCAGAGTGGACACAGaaacaggtgttggtgatggggaCGTGCATAGAGGGTGAGAGGAACTCGCTGTGAGCATGTCCAGAGAAGATAAAGGTAAACAGCACGGGTGCGCTCAGAAAGGGAAGGGGACAGGCACTGTGCTCTGGCTGGTGTCTTTGCCATCCACCCCCTCCCAGGAGTTCTCATGCCCCAGAGACCACAGGAGCCCCCGGACGCCCAGCTGAGGTGGCCTGCTGTAAATGACCTGCCTGTCACCGACACATTCCAGAGCATtctgcttgctgccaagttcccagtACAGTGACAGCACACTGGGAGCCACTGCCACTTAGACATGCCCtttgcctggctcctctgctggGTATTTATAGACAGGGCTCCCAGCCCAAGGGAGGGGAGGACCTGCCTGGCTCTCACCCCCACCCATCAGGCTGCTCTGGTGTCAGGACACACGTCCAAAGGGCCTTCTCCTGCATCAAATCTTGACTTCCAGCTTCCCACCACCCCGTGCTAACTCACGGGCAGAGAACTCGAAGGAGATGAACTTGGTGGGCTGGATGTAATTGACTAGGCTGGACATCTCCTTGTAGGCCGTCACCTCCAGGCCCGCTGTGCCctagggaggagggggagggtagAGAAGAGGCCAGAACAGAGCCCGGCCCCACACCCCCGCTTGGAGGACTCCCCACACACCTCATCTGATtgcatcttctttatctcttcttcatCCAGGTTCCCtgactcctcctcttcctcttctaccTCCTCCTCTTCCAACTCAGCCCCTTCCTCACCAGCCCACACTGCCACATACAGCTCCGTCAGTACTGGGGGCACCAGGAGACCCCACACCAGGCTGGCTCTCCCCTTCAGGCCCAGCCCCTCTCTCCCATTCCAGATGCTCCCCCATGCCCATGCCCACCCCCACTCCTCCCAGGCCAGCTCACCTGTATCCTCACCCACAGGGCCATTGGGTGGGCTGCTACCCTCAGCCTCCCCATCCGGCTCCGTGCTGGGGGATGCAGGGCCAGAAAACTGGTTCTTCTTGTTCTTTATTAGGATCTTGCCTCGGAGATCctcagggctgggcagggggatGCCAGGTTTCAGCtgtgggagaagagagagaggcctCAGCCATCTCCTCACCTTCAGGGTATAGCCTAAGCTCCTTCAGGCCAGGCTGCCCTCCACTTGCGCCCTGCCTACTTCTCCAGCCTCGTGTCTCCTCACTCCACCTAGGGCACCAGTCCTCTGTCTGACCCAACTTATCCCAGCTCCTCAGTGATGTTTTCTCACCTTATTCAGTCTGCCTGGAACACCGTTGCCCACTGTCATCAAGATAAATCCATTATCTCCCTTAAGTTACAGCTTAATaatcaccttctccaggaagccttccctaatCCCCAGGACCAGATCTGGAGCCCCAAGTACTCCTAAAGCAGCCACTGGTTATAATGGCATGGTTACTTGTCTGCCTCCCAACTAGAGGGTAAGCAGTCTGAGCGCTGGGACTGGCCCCTTTGCCACTGACATGTCCCTCAAGCCCAGCATGGTCTGACATGTGGTAGACAATAGGACCCAACAATCCTTGAGGGGAGTCCCAGCATCCTGGCACCCTGCCCTGGGTCCCCAGCCCTTAGCCCCAGATGCCCCACAGTGAAGTCTTCTCACCGGGAACTTCTCCAGGGGTTCTGTGAGCAGCATATCCCCAAACATCGTCCGGCAGTACTCGGCCATCTTAGCCTGTTGGCGGGGTCTGCAGGGAGCAGATGTGGGTCGTGTTCAGCTGCTCCTCTCTACCCTCTTATCCATCTTTTTGTGCCCCCTGATGACCCAGATCAGGGGCTCAGGAATTTGGGGAGGTAGGGACAGAGGCAGGAGAGCCCGCAGTCCCAAGGAGATTGTGAGGAGACCTGGGAGGGAGCTGGAAGGCATGGCTAAGAGGCTGGGGAATGACTGTGGAGAGGGTAGCAGCAGGTGGGAGACAGGGCCAGGGAAGAGAACAAGGCTGGGTGGCCGGGATACACACGAGTCCACGTGGTTTTCAAATGACAGGATGACCGGATAAGGGGAGGTCTTAAAGGCACTTTCTGCAATGGCTTCGAttgcttcctggaggagaaagggaccccGTGGGGAAGAAGGAGGTCAGTGCTGTGCTTCCACTCCCCAAAAGGCACCGTTGTCCACTCTCCAGTTTCAACACACGTATAGAACTGGAGGGCGACTCTTGGCCCCTGTCCCTTCTGGTCCCTTCTGGTCCCTTCTATTCCCCACACTGGTCCAAGGCCTCCCAGCCATCCCTCCTCTCCTGCttcaccacccccaacccccagaggCTCTTGGCCCAGGGCCCTTCAATAGTGCCCCTGTCACCAGCCTCTGCACACCGAGTCTCACCTTGAAATAGATGTCTGTGGTCATGGTGAAACCGTGGGTGATGATGGGCTCCTCATCGGGG is a window of Ovis canadensis isolate MfBH-ARS-UI-01 breed Bighorn chromosome 7, ARS-UI_OviCan_v2, whole genome shotgun sequence DNA encoding:
- the PLCB2 gene encoding 1-phosphatidylinositol 4,5-bisphosphate phosphodiesterase beta-2 isoform X1 is translated as MSLLNPVLLPPTVKAYLSQGERFIKWDDETTIASPVILRVDPKGYYLYWTYQSKEMELLDITSIRDTRFGKFAKMPKSQKLREVFNMNTPDNFLLKTLTVVSGPDMVDLTFHNFVSYKENVGKDWAEEVLALAKHPLTANASRSTFLDKILVKLKMQLNPEGKIPVKNFFQMFPADRKRVEAALSACHLPKGKNDAINPEDFPESVYKSFLMSLCPRPEIDEIFTSYHSKAKPYMTKEHLAKFINQKQRDSRLNSLLFPPARPDQVQGLIDKYEPSGINVQRGQLSPEGMVWFLCGPENSVLAQDKLLLHHDMTQPLNHYFINSSHNTYLTAGQFSGLSSAEMYRQVLLAGCRCVELDCWKGKPPDEEPIITHGFTMTTDIYFKEAIEAIAESAFKTSPYPVILSFENHVDSPRQQAKMAEYCRTMFGDMLLTEPLEKFPLKPGIPLPSPEDLRGKILIKNKKNQFSGPASPSTEPDGEAEGSSPPNGPVGEDTVWAGEEGAELEEEEVEEEEEESGNLDEEEIKKMQSDEGTAGLEVTAYKEMSSLVNYIQPTKFISFEFSAQKNRSYVISSFTELKAYDLLSKSSVQFVDYNKRQMSRIYPKGTRMDSSNYMPQMFWNAGCQMVALNFQTMDLPMQQNMALFEFNGQSGYLLKHEFMRRLDKQFNPFSVDRIDVVVATTLSITVISGQFLSERSVRTYVEVELFGLPGDPKRRYRTKLSPSTNSINPVWKEEPFVFEKILMPELASLRVAVMEEGNKFLGHRIIPISALNSGYHHLCLHNESNMPLTMPALFVFLEMKDYVPDTWADLTVALANPIKFFSAHDKKAVKLKEAMGGQPEGPFPLGNHPASQVNGASAPTSNGSAAAGAKAREEATKEVAEPQTASLEELRELKGVVKLQRRQEKELRELGRRGVRRWEELLQRGAAQLAGLRPPGAGVSGGCRGRKLGPGKGSRKKRTLPGEDTAGAASAEGPEGEDVRLREMRDRLELELLQLGEEQCECVLKLKEQHAAQQMTKMMELAREKQAAERKTLKETLETDTKEMKKKLEAKRLERIQAMMKVTTDKMAQERLKREINNSHIQEVVQVINQMKENLERHQEKLEEKQAACLEQIQEMEKQFQQEAMAEYEVKMKGLEMEVKESVRTCLRACFSSEEEDKPERSCVVSRELCEQDTLTEQAETQESHL
- the PLCB2 gene encoding 1-phosphatidylinositol 4,5-bisphosphate phosphodiesterase beta-2 isoform X2; its protein translation is MSLLNPVLLPPTVKAYLSQGERFIKWDDETTIASPVILRVDPKGYYLYWTYQSKEMELLDITSIRDTRFGKFAKMPKSQKLREVFNMNTPDNFLLKTLTVVSGPDMVDLTFHNFVSYKENVGKDWAEEVLALAKHPLTANASRSTFLDKILVKLKMQLNPEGKIPVKNFFQMFPADRKRVEAALSACHLPKGKNDAINPEDFPESVYKSFLMSLCPRPEIDEIFTSYHSKAKPYMTKEHLAKFINQKQRDSRLNSLLFPPARPDQVQGLIDKYEPSGINVQRGQLSPEGMVWFLCGPENSVLAQDKLLLHHDMTQPLNHYFINSSHNTYLTAGQFSGLSSAEMYRQVLLAGCRCVELDCWKGKPPDEEPIITHGFTMTTDIYFKEAIEAIAESAFKTSPYPVILSFENHVDSPRQQAKMAEYCRTMFGDMLLTEPLEKFPLKPGIPLPSPEDLRGKILIKNKKNQFSGPASPSTEPDGEAEGSSPPNGPVGEDTVWAGEEGAELEEEEVEEEEEESGNLDEEEIKKMQSDEGTAGLEVTAYKEMSSLVNYIQPTKFISFEFSAQKNRSYVISSFTELKAYDLLSKSSVQFVDYNKRQMSRIYPKGTRMDSSNYMPQMFWNAGCQMVALNFQTMDLPMQQNMALFEFNGQSGYLLKHEFMRRLDKQFNPFSVDRIDVVVATTLSITVISGQFLSERSVRTYVEVELFGLPGDPKRRYRTKLSPSTNSINPVWKEEPFVFEKILMPELASLRVAVMEEGNKFLGHRIIPISALNSGYHHLCLHNESNMPLTMPALFVFLEMKDYVPDTWADLTVALANPIKFFSAHDKKAVKLKEAMGGQPEGPFPLGNHPASQVNGASAPTSNGSAAGAKAREEATKEVAEPQTASLEELRELKGVVKLQRRQEKELRELGRRGVRRWEELLQRGAAQLAGLRPPGAGVSGGCRGRKLGPGKGSRKKRTLPGEDTAGAASAEGPEGEDVRLREMRDRLELELLQLGEEQCECVLKLKEQHAAQQMTKMMELAREKQAAERKTLKETLETDTKEMKKKLEAKRLERIQAMMKVTTDKMAQERLKREINNSHIQEVVQVINQMKENLERHQEKLEEKQAACLEQIQEMEKQFQQEAMAEYEVKMKGLEMEVKESVRTCLRACFSSEEEDKPERSCVVSRELCEQDTLTEQAETQESHL